The proteins below come from a single Stutzerimonas stutzeri RCH2 genomic window:
- a CDS encoding FHA domain-containing protein: protein MLRIHFADNRQSPVWLADERFTLGSDRANRLVISDAGVAPFHAELILENRFYYLTDLGTPGGTYVNDEKIGERYQIRSGDRVRLGALELEIVDPAKVGAKVAAAPRWLLQVVKGENQGHKYHITGSMTFGRSVKCELCFSDAELSRRHAEFYLKGDVLEVKDLASANGLLVNREKVTTAVLQPGDQIQLGNTTLLVIGPKVSAPEIVDEDATVFVRAADLPVPSQPKPARPRPATPNPLHAAAMTPAEAAARTENPGRSGSRLGWLLGALALAVVAGIVAQRLV, encoded by the coding sequence ATGCTCAGAATCCACTTCGCAGACAATCGTCAGAGCCCTGTCTGGCTTGCCGATGAACGCTTCACCCTCGGTTCGGACCGCGCCAACAGGCTGGTGATAAGCGATGCCGGCGTAGCGCCCTTTCACGCCGAGCTGATACTGGAAAACCGCTTCTACTACCTGACCGACCTCGGCACGCCAGGCGGCACCTACGTCAATGACGAAAAGATCGGCGAGCGCTATCAGATCCGCTCTGGCGACCGCGTACGACTCGGAGCGCTGGAGCTGGAGATCGTCGATCCGGCCAAGGTCGGCGCCAAGGTGGCGGCGGCGCCTCGCTGGCTGCTGCAGGTGGTCAAGGGCGAAAACCAGGGACACAAGTACCACATCACCGGTTCGATGACCTTTGGCCGCTCGGTCAAATGCGAGCTCTGCTTCAGCGATGCCGAGCTGTCCCGCCGCCATGCGGAGTTCTATCTCAAGGGCGACGTGCTGGAAGTGAAGGACCTGGCCTCAGCCAACGGTTTGCTGGTCAACCGTGAAAAGGTCACCACGGCCGTCCTGCAGCCGGGCGATCAGATACAGCTGGGCAACACCACGCTTTTGGTGATCGGCCCCAAGGTGAGTGCGCCGGAAATCGTCGATGAAGACGCCACCGTGTTCGTCCGCGCGGCGGACCTGCCCGTCCCCTCCCAGCCCAAGCCGGCACGACCACGTCCGGCGACGCCCAATCCGCTGCACGCCGCGGCAATGACTCCGGCAGAAGCGGCAGCGCGCACGGAGAATCCCGGCAGATCCGGCTCGCGCCTGGGCTGGCTGCTCGGCGCGCTGGCGCTGGCAGTTGTCGCCGGAATTGTCGCGCAGCGGTTGGTCTAG
- the rarD gene encoding EamA family transporter RarD: METRNRLAGVAGSLAASTLFATLYYYTSLLEPLSGQQIYGWRILLTAPCLALLLLAIGRWGEVREILLRVPVEPRLWLALPLSSALVGLQLWLFMWAPINGHGLDVSLGYFLLPLTLVLTGRLVFGEAISRLQRLACLLAAVGVGNQLLLASSLSWPVLAVALGYPCYFVLRRWIGTASLGGLWVDLIISLPVAALFAFSDRETLQQLAASPALLLLIIGLGALSALALALMIVASKHLDLALFGLLSYVEPVLLVAVALLLGESIASDQWLTYVAIWTAIALLIVEGAKALRAARAGVPQKRSRRVLK; encoded by the coding sequence ATGGAAACTCGCAACAGGCTGGCGGGCGTCGCCGGCTCGCTCGCCGCATCGACGCTCTTCGCCACGCTGTACTACTACACCTCGCTGCTCGAACCGTTGAGCGGTCAGCAGATCTACGGCTGGCGCATTCTGCTGACTGCGCCTTGCCTGGCGTTGCTGCTGCTCGCCATCGGCCGCTGGGGTGAGGTCCGCGAGATCCTCCTGCGTGTACCGGTCGAACCGCGACTGTGGCTCGCGCTGCCGCTGTCCTCGGCGCTGGTCGGTCTGCAGCTCTGGCTATTCATGTGGGCGCCGATCAACGGCCACGGCCTGGACGTCTCGCTCGGCTACTTCCTGCTGCCGCTGACGCTGGTACTCACCGGCCGCCTGGTCTTCGGTGAGGCGATCAGTCGATTGCAGCGCCTGGCCTGTTTGCTGGCGGCTGTGGGTGTCGGCAACCAGCTGCTGCTGGCTTCGTCACTGTCATGGCCGGTACTCGCCGTTGCCCTCGGTTATCCCTGCTACTTCGTCCTGCGCCGCTGGATTGGCACCGCCAGTCTCGGCGGGCTCTGGGTCGACCTGATCATCAGCCTGCCGGTCGCCGCGCTGTTTGCCTTCTCCGACCGAGAGACCCTGCAACAGCTCGCAGCGAGCCCGGCGCTGCTGCTTCTGATCATCGGCCTGGGTGCGCTCAGTGCCCTGGCCCTGGCGCTGATGATCGTCGCCAGCAAACATCTGGATCTCGCACTGTTCGGCCTGCTCAGCTATGTCGAACCGGTGCTGCTGGTCGCCGTGGCGCTGCTGCTTGGCGAAAGCATCGCTTCGGATCAATGGCTGACCTATGTGGCGATCTGGACGGCGATAGCGCTGCTGATTGTGGAAGGAGCGAAAGCCTTGCGGGCTGCCCGAGCGGGAGTGCCGCAAAAACGCTCCCGTCGAGTCCTGAAATGA